A genomic stretch from Ictalurus punctatus breed USDA103 chromosome 2, Coco_2.0, whole genome shotgun sequence includes:
- the esrrgb gene encoding estrogen-related receptor gamma b codes for MDLVELYQRDFLDMMPISGHHQAFIKAEPASPASLMQHSPEGSSSDSYGSVTRGDRGGVASPGSYLTPGAGLRPGSVPELQVKSEFEGSSGPKRLCLVCGDVASGFHYGVASCEACKAFFKRTIQGSIEYTCPASSECEITKRRRKSCQACRFTKCISVGMLREGVRLDRVRGGRQKYKRTINSDNSYLNMQLPQTHKRIRTESYNIENKVVSHLLGAEPEKVYAMPDPALPDDDIKALTTLCDLADRELVLNIGWAKHLPGFSSLSLPDQMRLLQSAWMEILILRVVFRSLDARDSLVFAEDYVMDAEQARRTGLLELHTAILQLVRKYRAMGLEREEFVTLKAIALANSDSMHIEDIAAVQRLQDCVHEALQDYEQRRHGDDPRRAGKLIMTLPLLRQTSAKAVQYFCSIKQDGRVPMHKLFLELLEANTQPSP; via the exons CTTCCTGGATATGATGCCCATCAGCGGTCATCATCAAGCCTTCATCAAGGCCGAGCCCGCGAGCCCCGCCTCCCTGATGCAGCACAGTCCTGAAGGATCGTCGTCGGACAGCTACGGCTCCGTAACGAGGGGTGACCGTGGGGGCGTGGCCTCACCAGGTTCATATCTTACCCCAGGGGCGGGGCTTAGGCCTGGTTCGGTTCCCGAGCTGCAGGTGAAGAGTGAGTTTGAAGGGAGCTCGGGGCCCAAGCGcctgtgtttggtgtgtggagACGTCGCGTCTGGGTTTCATTACGGCGTGGCGTCCTGCGAGGCCTGCAAAGCCTTCTTCAAACGCACTATCCAAG gcaGTATTGAATACACGTGTCCAGCGAGCAGTGAGTGTGAGATTACTAAGAGGAGGAGGAAATCCTGTCAGGCCTGCCGCTTCACCAAGTGCATCTCAGTGGGCATGCTGcgagagg gtgtgcgCCTAGACAGAGTTCGAGGAGGCCGTCAGAAATACAAACGCACCATAAACTCAGACAACTCTTACCTCAACATGCAGttaccacaaacacacaagagaATACGCACag AGTCCTACAACATCGAGAACAAGGTGGTGTCTCACCTGTTGGGGGCGGAGCCAGAGAAGGTGTACGCCATGCCTGACCCCGCCCTCCCTGACGACGACATCAAAGCTTTGACTACACTGTGTGATCTCGCAGATCGAGAACTGGTGCTTAACATTGGCTGGGCCAAACACCTTCcag GTTTCTCCAGTCTCTCTTTGCCAGACCAGATGCGTCTCCTGCAGAGTGCATGGATGGAGATCCTGATCCTGCGTGTGGTCTTCCGGTCGCTGGACGCTCGGGACAGCCTGGTGTTCGCCGAGGACTACGTGATGGATGCCGAGCAGGCGAGGCGAACCGGTTTGCTCGAGCTCCACACGGCCATACTGCAGCTCGTCAGGAAGTACAGAGCCATGGGCCTCGAGAGGGAGGAGTTCGTCACGCTCAAGGCCATTGCGCTCGCTAACTCAG ACTCCATGCACATCGAGGACATCGCGGCAGTCCAAAGGCTGCAGGACTGCGTGCACGAAGCGCTGCAGGACTACGAACAGCGTCGCCACGGTGATGACCCGCGCAGGGCGGGCAAACTGATCATGACCCTCCCCCTGCTGCGCCAGACCTCGGCCAAGGCCGTGCAGTACTTCTGCAGCATCAAGCAGGACGGCCGCGTGCCCATGCACAAACTCTTCCTGGAGCTGCTGGAGGCCAACACCCAGCCCTCGCCCTGA